The following proteins are encoded in a genomic region of Nicotiana sylvestris chromosome 4, ASM39365v2, whole genome shotgun sequence:
- the LOC104220023 gene encoding patatin-like protein 2, translating to MKKAISSSGSLKLQPPTYGKLITILSIDGGGIRGIIPATILEYLESQLQELDGEDARLADYFDIIAGTSTGGLVTAMLTAPDKDKRPLFAAKDIKPFYLEHGPKIFPQKKMVFGSIVKTLKSLIGPKYNGKYLHQVIEEKLGETLLHETLTNVVIPTFDIKNLQPTIFSTFEARVKPLMDAKLSDICISTSAAPTYLPAHYFRTQDKDGNFHEFNLVDGGVAANNPALVATSQVTRQIMTGNPDFFPIKPIDYGRFLVISIGTGSAKVEQKYNAKIASKWGILGWLLNGGSTPIVDVFTQASGDMVDLHISVVFQALHSEENYLRIQDDTLTGTDSSVDISTKENMDKLVEIGKTLLKKPVSRVNLQTGLSEQSKNDGTNEETLKRFAMLLSEEKRLRDSKSPHTNKSSE from the exons atgaagaaggcaaTTTCATCATCTGGTTCTTTAAAGTTGCAGCCTCCAACTTATGGTAAACTCATAACCATTCTCAGCATCGATGGAGGTGGCATTAGGGGAATAATTCCTGCCACTATTCTTGAGTATCTTGAATCTCAACTCCAG GAATTGGACGGTGAGGATGCAAGGCTTGCGGATTACTTCGATATAATTGCAGGAACAAGCACAGGTGGTCTTGTCACGGCCATGCTAACAGCCCCAGACAAAGACAAGCGTCCTTTATTTGCTGCTAAAGACATTAAACCCTTCTATCTTGAGCATGGCCCTAAGATTTTCCCACAGAAAAA GATGGTGTTTGGATCAATAGTGAAGACTTTGAAATCTCTAATAGGACCAAAGTATAATGGGAAGTATCTTCACCAAGTCATAGAGGAGAAATTAGGGGAGACTCTGTTGCATGAGACATTGACTAATGTGGTTATTCCTACTTTTGATATCAAGAATCTACAGCCAACAATTTTCTCCACTTTTGAG GCCAGAGTAAAACCATTAATGGATGCTAAGCTTTCAGATATATGCATCAGCACATCAGCTGCTCCAACGTATCTTCCTGCACATTATTTCCGGACCCAAGATAAAGATGGCAACTTTCATGAGTTCAATCTTGTCGATGGTGGAGTCGCAGCTAACAATCCA GCCCTTGTTGCTACAAGCCAAGTGACCCGCCAAATAATGACCGGAAACCCGGATTTCTTCCCAATCAAGCCCATTGATTATGGAAGGTTTTTGGTGATATCTATAGGCACTGGATCAGCAAAAGTGGAACAGAAATATAATGCTAAAATTGCATCCAAATGGGGTATCTTGGGCTGGCTTCTTAATGGAGGTTCAACTCCAATTGTGGATGTTTTTactcaagccagtggtgatatggTTGATCTTCATATTTCTGTTGTTTTCCAAGCTCTTCATTCTGAAGAAAATTACCTTCGTATTCAG GATGACACATTAACTGGAACAGACTCCTCCGTAGATATATCAACCAAAGAGAACATGGACAAATTGGTTGAAATAGGAAAAACTTTATTGAAGAAACCGGTTTCAAGGGTAAATTTGCAGACAGGTCTATCTGAACAAAGCAAAAATGATGGCACAAATGAAGAAACTTTAAAAAG GTTTGCAATGTTACTTTCAGAAGAAAAAAGACTCAGGGATTCCAAGTCACCTCATACAAACAAAAGCTCAGAGTAG